The following coding sequences lie in one Myxococcus xanthus genomic window:
- a CDS encoding SIMPL domain-containing protein: MFARPVRPLLLTAMLLTGLTAFAQPQPVSAPRAQAPAGMRTIRVEGTGEVKAQPDEAFIDVAVETLAPNAKAAGEQNAKRMEKVIAALTSAGIARRDIQTRNYSVYPEYAPPLPNQTEPKLKGYRVSNLVSVHVKDLSRVGNLLDQALAAGANRVDSVRFGLSRQEAVQGEALRQAVARARKSAEVLAASLNVKLGAVLDASTVTEPPQLYPARFAMAEVADARAMATPIQPEEQTVQAKVTLIFAIE, encoded by the coding sequence ATGTTCGCTCGACCTGTTCGACCCCTGTTGCTGACAGCGATGTTGCTCACTGGCCTGACGGCCTTCGCGCAGCCCCAGCCCGTCTCCGCGCCGCGTGCGCAGGCCCCGGCGGGCATGCGGACGATTCGCGTGGAAGGCACCGGTGAGGTGAAGGCGCAGCCCGACGAGGCCTTCATCGACGTGGCGGTGGAGACGCTGGCGCCGAACGCGAAGGCGGCGGGCGAGCAGAACGCGAAGCGGATGGAGAAGGTGATTGCGGCGCTGACGTCCGCGGGTATCGCGCGGCGGGACATCCAGACGCGTAACTACTCGGTGTACCCGGAGTACGCGCCGCCGCTGCCGAACCAGACGGAGCCGAAGCTGAAGGGCTACCGGGTGAGCAACCTGGTGAGCGTCCACGTGAAGGACCTGTCGCGGGTGGGGAACCTGCTGGACCAGGCCCTGGCGGCGGGCGCGAACCGGGTGGACTCGGTGCGCTTCGGGCTGAGCCGCCAGGAGGCGGTGCAGGGCGAGGCCCTGCGGCAGGCGGTGGCGCGGGCGCGCAAGTCGGCGGAGGTGCTGGCCGCGTCGCTGAACGTGAAGCTGGGCGCGGTGCTCGACGCGAGCACGGTGACGGAGCCGCCGCAGCTCTACCCGGCGCGCTTCGCGATGGCCGAGGTCGCGGATGCCCGCGCGATGGCGACGCCCATCCAGCCCGAGGAGCAGACGGTGCAGGCGAAGGTGACGCTCATCTTCGCCATCGAGTAG
- a CDS encoding putative Ig domain-containing protein, translating into MRAHHALLPILALLLTACSDSAPPRTDETGPGLAITTEALAAASVAQAYRSSLTASGGTPAYSWRVAQGALPTGLSLSTLGEITGTPQSAGTSSFDAEVRDSRGRTVRATFELEVLNAGLQVASSTLPDAYVGDNYAAQLDASGGTTPYTWTLAEGTLPSGVRLDTQGHISGVPASSGTFSVTVHVQDATGLSSQRVLSLSTFTAPYLASDTLPSASLGAAYSTELHAVGGRPPLTFRITSGALPTGLQLDASRVRGTPSEPGAASFTVEIQDANGRASSATFNLTVQGGITLTPSALPDAYTDAAYRQGLLVMGGRAPYAWVLSAGSLPAGIRLTSAGLLEGTASTTGTFSFSVQVTDADARVGTRALDLVVHRPPSVDGPAIQLDGYVSQSFNATYSVTGGKAPYSFAPASPLPSWLQLSASGRLSGTPPAPGTTSGQAVVTDANGRTGTRAFTLTVYELPTVVTTSLPDARKDLPYATQLQASGGKAPLSWHIVSGMPPSGLTLSTAGTLSGTLSELGYSAFTVTVTDATGKQGWHAMVLHVRTASAPLTVGHWNLEWFGAPTQGPPDDLQMAHARDIIRDSGVNVWGLVEMVDAADFATLKEQLPGFNGFLANDTSFVPNGTAYYSNGEQKPGILYDSTLTLQEAQLILTANAADFGGRPPLRVDFTTTVDGVSTPLVVIVVHLKAFDNQTAYEQRQRSSAALKSYLDTSLPSERVLVIGDWNDDVDQSITQGSDGAPLPSPFAPFVADTQRYTFITEPLSLRGLRTTVDYPDAIDHTLVSNELAANYLPGSVEILRPDAWIPNYGDIVSDHYPVISSYDLGDSGGVTDPEPLSNLIINEVLPNEPIPPGQTVSDTHYEFIEVYNAGTSTADLSRWSLSDSASVRHVFAPGTTLAPGRVFVVFGGARGFPAGTPDTVAASSGGLGLNNDGDVVRLLSPDGSNVNEMSYGGTFDNISFNRSPDATPGAAFDYHHLITPGLSSSPGLRVDGRAF; encoded by the coding sequence ATGCGCGCCCATCACGCCCTGCTTCCCATCCTCGCGCTGCTGCTGACCGCATGTTCTGACTCCGCGCCTCCCCGCACTGACGAGACTGGACCGGGACTGGCCATCACCACGGAGGCGCTCGCCGCCGCATCCGTCGCGCAGGCCTATCGCAGCTCCCTCACCGCTTCGGGAGGCACGCCTGCCTATTCGTGGCGCGTCGCGCAGGGCGCACTGCCCACCGGACTCAGCCTCTCCACCCTGGGCGAAATCACCGGGACGCCCCAATCGGCAGGCACCTCATCCTTCGACGCGGAGGTCCGTGATTCCCGCGGACGGACTGTTCGCGCCACGTTCGAGCTCGAGGTGCTCAACGCCGGCCTCCAGGTCGCGTCATCCACGCTCCCCGATGCATACGTCGGCGACAACTACGCCGCGCAACTCGATGCTTCGGGCGGCACGACGCCGTACACCTGGACGCTCGCGGAGGGCACCCTCCCGTCGGGCGTGCGCCTCGATACACAGGGGCACATCTCCGGCGTTCCCGCCAGCTCCGGCACCTTCTCCGTCACCGTCCACGTGCAGGACGCCACCGGGCTTTCGAGCCAACGTGTCCTCTCGCTCTCCACTTTCACCGCGCCCTATCTCGCGAGCGACACGCTCCCCTCCGCCTCGCTCGGAGCGGCCTACTCCACGGAGCTTCACGCCGTTGGAGGGCGACCACCGCTCACGTTCCGCATCACCTCAGGTGCCTTGCCCACGGGCCTCCAACTGGATGCCAGCCGTGTCCGAGGGACACCCAGCGAACCAGGAGCCGCCTCCTTCACGGTCGAAATCCAGGACGCCAATGGCCGTGCGTCGTCCGCCACGTTCAACCTCACCGTCCAGGGCGGCATCACCCTCACCCCCAGCGCGCTACCGGATGCCTATACCGATGCCGCGTATCGACAAGGCCTGTTGGTGATGGGTGGACGGGCGCCTTATGCATGGGTGCTCAGCGCGGGTTCGCTTCCCGCCGGCATCCGGCTCACCAGCGCCGGCCTGCTCGAAGGCACCGCGTCCACGACGGGTACCTTCTCCTTCTCCGTCCAAGTCACCGACGCCGACGCACGCGTCGGCACCCGGGCGCTCGACCTTGTCGTGCACCGGCCTCCGTCCGTGGATGGACCTGCGATTCAGCTCGACGGGTATGTCTCGCAGTCCTTCAACGCCACGTACTCCGTCACCGGCGGAAAGGCGCCGTATTCGTTCGCTCCAGCCAGCCCCCTTCCCTCCTGGCTGCAGCTCTCCGCCTCCGGACGGCTCTCAGGCACGCCTCCCGCTCCCGGCACCACCAGCGGACAGGCCGTCGTCACCGACGCGAACGGACGGACGGGCACACGCGCCTTCACCCTCACGGTCTACGAACTCCCCACCGTCGTCACCACATCGCTGCCCGATGCGCGCAAGGACCTGCCCTACGCCACCCAACTGCAAGCATCCGGCGGAAAGGCGCCGCTTTCCTGGCACATCGTGTCGGGGATGCCGCCTTCGGGGCTCACGCTCTCAACAGCAGGCACCCTCAGCGGCACCCTCTCGGAGCTCGGGTACTCAGCATTCACAGTCACGGTGACGGACGCCACGGGCAAACAGGGCTGGCACGCGATGGTCCTCCACGTGCGCACCGCCAGCGCACCCCTCACAGTGGGCCATTGGAACCTCGAGTGGTTCGGTGCCCCCACCCAGGGCCCGCCGGACGACCTTCAGATGGCCCACGCGCGCGACATCATTCGCGACTCGGGGGTCAACGTGTGGGGCCTCGTGGAGATGGTGGACGCCGCGGACTTTGCCACCCTCAAGGAGCAGCTTCCCGGCTTCAATGGCTTCCTCGCCAATGACACGTCCTTCGTCCCCAACGGAACGGCCTACTACAGCAATGGCGAGCAGAAGCCCGGCATCCTCTACGACAGCACCCTCACGCTTCAGGAGGCGCAGCTCATCCTCACCGCGAACGCCGCGGACTTCGGTGGCCGGCCGCCGCTGCGCGTGGACTTCACCACCACCGTCGACGGAGTGAGCACTCCACTGGTCGTCATCGTCGTTCACCTGAAGGCGTTCGACAACCAGACCGCCTACGAACAGCGGCAACGCTCCAGCGCGGCGCTCAAGTCGTATCTCGACACATCCCTGCCCTCCGAGCGCGTGCTCGTCATTGGCGACTGGAATGACGATGTCGACCAGTCCATCACCCAAGGCAGCGACGGCGCCCCGCTGCCCAGCCCCTTCGCGCCGTTCGTGGCCGACACGCAGCGCTACACCTTCATCACCGAGCCACTGTCCCTGCGCGGCTTGCGCACCACCGTCGACTATCCCGACGCCATCGACCACACGCTCGTCTCCAACGAGCTGGCCGCGAACTACCTGCCCGGCTCCGTCGAAATCCTGCGCCCGGACGCGTGGATTCCCAACTACGGCGACATCGTCAGCGACCACTATCCCGTCATCAGCAGCTACGACCTGGGAGACTCCGGCGGCGTCACGGACCCGGAGCCCTTGTCCAACCTCATCATCAACGAGGTCCTGCCCAACGAGCCCATCCCACCCGGGCAGACCGTGTCGGACACCCACTACGAATTCATCGAGGTGTACAACGCGGGGACCTCCACCGCGGACCTGTCCCGCTGGAGCCTGTCGGACTCCGCATCCGTGCGGCATGTCTTCGCCCCCGGCACCACGCTCGCTCCCGGCCGGGTCTTCGTCGTCTTTGGTGGCGCTCGAGGCTTCCCGGCCGGTACGCCCGATACCGTGGCCGCATCCTCGGGCGGCCTGGGCCTCAACAACGATGGCGACGTCGTCAGGCTCCTCTCGCCCGATGGGAGCAACGTCAATGAGATGTCCTACGGAGGCACCTTCGACAACATCTCCTTCAACCGGTCGCCCGATGCCACGCCCGGCGCGGCGTTCGACTACCACCACCTGATAACCCCAGGGCTCAGCTCATCCCCGGGCCTCCGTGTGGATGGCCGGGCGTTCTGA
- a CDS encoding Ig-like domain-containing protein — translation MQRRFWLPAVVTAVMVTMGTGCGDECVDQFDCRTDKGTPAAGKQWTCNSGTCEQRDITQGPDAGTEEDAGTEPDAGEGDAGTDPEGCTSNATCGLTETCNTTTSTCEDSGFVTPVATTSTQIQAVRDAADGALDPALAIEGAFVTFIKPAVTGSSELPGFFVQAEAQGPALFVSDATALAAVAVGDRVSFSVSSKATDGGLRSASAVTGTTVISQGHPVQTQSTATPAGLAVNRSADTSDTLVTGLDSVESELTYLTGTIAAAGSGIGAGYTGFQITTAGVTAGAANFRLRVPATLATELDITQGCTFTLNAGPIWRFDANAQPSAFTASELTLSGCAAPTFESASATSLTELVLSFSRNISAASITNAPEQFTLTESLTVSAFRVEGKQVFLTTSEQTPGTNYSVTVANTVTDLAGGVVAAEGSTQAFRGFRTPAVLRLTEVQPNAASHQDLVELQVITAGTTNNITVEMDVTTARLLARLPDVDVAAGDIIVVHINAPATVKAETTSKDQFPTSTAAGNYDTAWDFVGESKGTDSAITYSSRVILVKDAAGAIQDAVPFRAAGTPPGAFPGNLQAMQAAGQWSPVDCNGAPCTNTSTPSAGDVSASWAGIPNNADATSNSVRRISATDTNMKEDWAVGAPSWGVPNL, via the coding sequence ATGCAGAGACGATTTTGGCTCCCGGCGGTCGTCACGGCCGTGATGGTCACGATGGGCACGGGATGTGGCGACGAATGCGTTGACCAGTTTGACTGCCGCACGGACAAGGGCACGCCGGCCGCTGGCAAGCAGTGGACCTGTAACTCTGGAACGTGCGAGCAGCGCGACATCACCCAGGGCCCGGATGCGGGCACCGAGGAAGACGCGGGCACCGAGCCGGATGCCGGCGAAGGCGACGCGGGCACCGACCCGGAGGGCTGCACCAGCAACGCGACCTGCGGTCTGACCGAGACCTGCAACACCACGACGAGCACGTGCGAGGACTCGGGCTTTGTCACGCCGGTGGCGACGACCAGCACGCAGATCCAGGCGGTCCGGGATGCGGCGGATGGCGCGCTCGACCCCGCGCTGGCCATCGAGGGTGCGTTCGTCACGTTCATCAAGCCCGCGGTGACGGGCAGCAGCGAGCTCCCCGGCTTCTTCGTCCAGGCCGAGGCCCAGGGCCCCGCCCTGTTCGTGTCCGACGCGACGGCGCTGGCCGCGGTCGCCGTGGGTGACCGGGTCAGCTTCTCCGTGTCGTCGAAGGCGACCGACGGCGGTCTGCGCTCCGCGTCCGCCGTCACCGGAACCACGGTCATCAGCCAAGGCCACCCGGTTCAGACCCAGTCGACGGCCACGCCGGCCGGCCTCGCCGTGAACCGCTCCGCGGACACGTCGGACACGCTGGTGACCGGTCTGGACTCCGTGGAGTCCGAGCTCACCTACCTGACGGGCACGATTGCCGCGGCCGGCAGTGGCATTGGCGCCGGCTACACTGGATTCCAGATCACCACCGCGGGTGTCACCGCTGGCGCCGCCAACTTCCGGCTCCGCGTGCCCGCGACGCTCGCCACCGAGCTCGACATCACCCAGGGCTGCACGTTCACGCTGAACGCGGGCCCCATCTGGCGGTTCGACGCCAACGCGCAGCCGTCCGCGTTCACGGCGTCTGAGCTCACCCTGTCGGGCTGCGCCGCGCCGACGTTCGAGTCGGCTTCCGCGACATCGCTGACGGAGCTTGTGCTCAGCTTCAGCCGCAACATCTCGGCGGCGAGCATCACCAACGCGCCGGAGCAGTTCACGCTCACCGAGAGCCTGACTGTTTCCGCGTTCCGCGTCGAAGGGAAGCAGGTCTTCCTGACCACGAGCGAGCAGACCCCGGGCACCAACTACTCTGTCACCGTTGCGAACACCGTGACGGACTTGGCGGGTGGCGTTGTGGCCGCCGAGGGCAGCACGCAGGCGTTCCGCGGCTTCCGCACGCCGGCCGTTCTCCGTCTGACCGAGGTGCAGCCGAACGCCGCGTCGCACCAGGATCTGGTCGAGCTGCAGGTCATTACTGCGGGAACAACCAACAATATCACCGTTGAGATGGATGTGACTACTGCTCGGCTGTTGGCGAGGCTCCCTGACGTGGACGTCGCTGCGGGAGACATCATCGTGGTGCATATCAATGCGCCCGCCACCGTGAAGGCGGAGACCACGTCCAAGGACCAGTTCCCCACGAGCACCGCGGCTGGCAACTACGACACGGCTTGGGACTTCGTCGGCGAAAGCAAGGGCACGGACTCCGCGATCACCTACTCCAGCCGCGTCATCCTCGTGAAGGACGCCGCAGGCGCTATCCAGGATGCGGTGCCCTTCCGTGCCGCGGGAACTCCGCCTGGTGCATTCCCGGGCAACCTGCAGGCCATGCAGGCCGCTGGTCAGTGGTCCCCGGTGGATTGCAACGGTGCCCCCTGCACCAACACGTCCACGCCCTCCGCTGGTGACGTGTCCGCATCCTGGGCGGGCATTCCGAACAACGCTGATGCCACGAGCAACAGCGTCCGCCGCATCAGCGCGACGGACACCAACATGAAGGAAGACTGGGCGGTGGGTGCTCCTTCGTGGGGCGTGCCCAACCTGTAG
- a CDS encoding IgA Peptidase M64 — translation MMRALFVLLLATSASAASPRTLRVDYFHTGNATEERFSLDKVVIEPLPWPGHPERAIDETNLGKYLFEVRGRENNRLLFSRGFASIYGEWEVTNEARSSNRTFHESLRFPAPERPVQVLLKKRDAQNAFREVWSLVVDPKDMFVDASSPPAPGPLLKLLENGPSAQKVDLLILGDGYTKAEHAKFEKDARHMVDILFTFSPFKERKSDFNVWGLVPAAAQSGISRPSTGVHRRSPIGATYDAFGSERYVLTFDNKAFREAAAFAPYEFVEILVNGNTYGGGGIFGLYGTVASDSLWAPYVFVHEFGHHFAGLADEYYTSESVYAPAADRLEPWEKNVTALHSPEGLKWKHLVSPGTPLPTPWNKEGYEKHATAVQKQRGHIRAQRKPESDMDKLFLAQRDWEEKFLSSQKYSGRVGAFEGAMYESKGYYRPQVDCVMFTRDRVPFCAVCQSAISEVIDLYSGPPAMSPQANP, via the coding sequence ATGATGCGAGCCCTCTTCGTCCTGCTGCTGGCCACGAGCGCCTCCGCGGCCTCTCCCCGAACCCTCCGGGTCGACTACTTCCACACCGGGAACGCCACCGAGGAACGGTTCAGCCTCGACAAGGTCGTCATCGAGCCGCTGCCCTGGCCCGGCCACCCGGAACGAGCCATCGACGAGACGAACCTCGGCAAGTACCTCTTCGAGGTCCGAGGCCGGGAGAACAACCGGCTCCTGTTCTCGCGAGGCTTTGCGTCCATCTACGGCGAGTGGGAGGTCACGAACGAGGCGCGCAGCAGCAACCGCACCTTCCATGAGTCCCTCCGCTTCCCCGCGCCGGAGCGCCCCGTGCAGGTGCTCCTCAAGAAGCGGGATGCCCAGAATGCCTTCCGCGAAGTGTGGTCGCTGGTTGTCGACCCGAAGGACATGTTCGTCGACGCCTCGTCTCCCCCCGCACCCGGGCCGCTGCTGAAACTGCTGGAGAACGGGCCGTCAGCGCAGAAGGTCGACCTGCTCATCCTGGGGGACGGCTACACGAAGGCCGAGCACGCCAAGTTCGAGAAGGATGCCCGGCACATGGTGGACATCCTCTTCACCTTCTCTCCCTTCAAGGAGCGCAAGTCGGACTTCAACGTGTGGGGGCTCGTCCCCGCCGCGGCCCAGTCCGGCATCTCTCGCCCTTCAACGGGAGTCCACCGGCGCTCTCCCATCGGTGCCACCTACGATGCCTTTGGCAGTGAGCGATATGTGCTCACCTTCGACAACAAGGCCTTCCGCGAGGCAGCGGCCTTCGCGCCCTACGAGTTCGTGGAGATCCTGGTCAACGGCAACACCTACGGCGGCGGCGGCATCTTCGGGCTCTACGGCACCGTCGCCTCGGACAGCCTGTGGGCACCCTACGTCTTCGTGCACGAGTTCGGCCACCACTTCGCCGGGCTGGCGGACGAGTACTACACCTCCGAATCCGTCTATGCGCCCGCCGCGGACCGCCTGGAGCCCTGGGAGAAGAACGTCACCGCGCTCCACTCCCCGGAAGGCCTGAAGTGGAAGCACCTGGTGTCACCAGGAACACCCCTGCCTACCCCCTGGAACAAGGAGGGATACGAAAAGCATGCCACCGCCGTGCAGAAGCAGCGCGGCCACATTCGGGCGCAGCGAAAGCCCGAGTCAGACATGGACAAGCTCTTCCTGGCCCAGCGGGACTGGGAGGAAAAGTTCCTTTCCTCACAGAAGTATTCAGGCCGGGTCGGAGCCTTCGAGGGGGCCATGTACGAGTCGAAGGGCTACTACCGACCACAGGTCGACTGCGTGATGTTCACTCGGGATCGCGTCCCATTCTGCGCGGTGTGTCAGAGCGCCATCTCCGAAGTCATCGACCTGTATTCCGGCCCTCCGGCCATGTCTCCTCAGGCCAATCCCTGA
- a CDS encoding PEGA domain-containing protein, with the protein MSYIAETNKSSLSPSATYPRESKMRIATAIVACLVSTTAYSAPRRTVVASGDCKDAELSGQAKAFLGALASRPEQDTLTANQFSDRLFPQPTKSYEDIQRQLEAAQDQFYEGRNARTLQAVDEALQQITRLPVGDARWKLYVEAQLLHGLNYRAMGKPKESDTAFRNVLRLQPEYQLNPDYFAPSVRQNFDKLRKELAQTRKVKLSVKSTLPAADVYLDGLKLGQTPLSLDAVPGTYHLTLVKGATTSFPRHIQVQGTETPLLVDVAYEGAVSASPFPCLATSDGNDERTLSHAVRLGGTLGVEEVIVVRLERPSSGPKWFAATVLNVEGGQKLREGGFKTQGADAPDEALAALVDFVTTGRSPSNLVVMNANGKAPWESSGNVGRNGSASAGGMDLTAPNLMSEGDASRTRSTSGLRTASYVALGTGVAAFSGAGIVRLLAQKDVNALEKRLDNGRILSSDKEAMGLRDSLVQKSNVLNGLLIGGSAAVVTGAVLYLLSPDSNSAPPVSVGLSADSHGAAASLSGSF; encoded by the coding sequence TTGTCGTATATCGCAGAAACAAATAAATCAAGCCTCAGCCCATCAGCTACGTATCCAAGAGAGTCAAAGATGAGGATCGCAACAGCAATTGTCGCATGCCTTGTGTCCACGACTGCATACTCGGCCCCCCGCCGCACGGTGGTGGCCAGTGGTGACTGCAAGGACGCGGAGCTGAGCGGGCAGGCCAAGGCATTCCTGGGTGCCCTCGCCTCGCGCCCCGAGCAGGACACCCTCACCGCCAACCAGTTCAGCGACCGGCTCTTCCCGCAGCCCACCAAGAGCTACGAGGACATCCAGCGGCAGCTCGAAGCGGCCCAAGACCAGTTCTACGAAGGCCGCAACGCCAGGACGCTCCAAGCCGTCGACGAAGCCCTGCAGCAGATCACTCGGCTCCCTGTGGGAGACGCCCGCTGGAAGCTCTACGTCGAAGCCCAGCTCCTCCACGGCCTCAACTACCGCGCCATGGGCAAGCCCAAGGAGAGCGACACCGCGTTCCGCAACGTGCTGCGGCTCCAGCCCGAGTACCAGCTCAACCCGGACTACTTCGCCCCTTCCGTTCGACAGAACTTCGACAAGCTCCGGAAGGAACTCGCCCAGACGCGCAAGGTGAAGTTGTCCGTGAAGTCCACGCTGCCCGCCGCGGACGTGTACCTGGATGGGCTCAAGCTTGGGCAGACGCCGCTGTCACTCGATGCCGTCCCGGGTACCTATCACCTCACGCTCGTCAAAGGCGCCACCACGAGCTTCCCACGGCACATCCAGGTGCAGGGCACGGAGACGCCGCTGCTCGTCGACGTCGCCTATGAGGGCGCTGTCTCCGCGAGCCCCTTCCCCTGCCTCGCCACCTCGGACGGCAATGACGAGCGCACGCTGAGCCATGCGGTCCGGCTGGGTGGAACGCTCGGAGTGGAAGAGGTCATCGTCGTCCGGCTCGAGCGCCCGAGCAGCGGGCCCAAGTGGTTCGCGGCCACCGTCCTCAATGTCGAAGGAGGACAGAAGCTCCGCGAAGGCGGCTTCAAGACCCAGGGCGCGGACGCTCCGGACGAGGCACTCGCGGCGCTGGTCGACTTCGTCACAACCGGCCGCTCACCCTCCAACCTCGTGGTGATGAACGCCAATGGAAAGGCCCCGTGGGAATCTTCCGGGAACGTGGGCCGAAACGGGAGCGCGTCAGCAGGCGGTATGGACCTGACGGCCCCCAACCTCATGTCAGAGGGCGACGCGTCCAGAACACGCTCCACCTCCGGACTCCGCACGGCCTCGTATGTCGCGCTGGGAACGGGTGTGGCCGCATTCAGTGGCGCAGGCATCGTCCGCCTTCTTGCTCAGAAGGATGTGAACGCACTGGAGAAGCGGCTCGACAACGGCCGGATTCTGTCCAGCGACAAGGAGGCGATGGGGCTTCGCGACTCGCTGGTTCAGAAGAGCAACGTCCTCAATGGATTGCTCATCGGTGGGAGCGCGGCGGTTGTCACGGGCGCGGTGCTCTACCTCCTGTCTCCTGATTCGAACTCGGCGCCGCCCGTGTCGGTCGGACTCTCCGCGGACAGCCACGGCGCGGCGGCCTCACTGTCCGGTTCGTTCTGA
- a CDS encoding Ig-like domain-containing protein: MNISERFLPPPWTAAVVLLCASACINVPAVEPAQAEVRITAPAGTAYTNGVVEVRLDVTGHTPDRVELLKDGEVMAELAPPYTYTWDTAGEAEGTYRLEARAALGDVAYVSANREVVVDRTPPRVVSRVPEPGAQEVWVQSPIRAEFSEPVKQSTVTTESVHLTVGDIAVAHTASLSEDGKTVTVVPVTQMTAPSTVALAFSGTVTDLAGNAAVNLEEAWSWAVPEFVPYPTHSIVPRHPYAGVTAYLKLGPSGHPTVLTHRFDGQTGNLFVSRWDGDSWEQLGGGLKTSPEEFTIFSPNLQILPNGNPIIAWTENLGAEFNNYIHVAQWNGETWKRLGGSEGIVPERPHAWDVALALTSDGRPVVATSMDPEDAEGGIQVYQWLNEQWQRIGPPVYDSLYWVRTPQLALDSRDNPTIALAHPATEMRGRIVVWRWTGSEWAQLGESVNSSANQTSNSSGLRSLLFNSADEPIISWTGSSTGTQDDLFSSIWSNNQWVSLGTPPRTDATSIRTVRGSTLTTNDALLLMSTEHDTLGGMINIHRRENNQWQLVWNSRAAFPGTQTSIGAHSFDADTSGNLALAWTEPREEQHVEIVVYRRNK; this comes from the coding sequence ATGAACATCTCCGAACGCTTCCTTCCGCCGCCCTGGACGGCGGCCGTCGTCCTCCTGTGTGCGTCCGCGTGCATCAACGTGCCGGCCGTCGAGCCCGCACAGGCAGAGGTGCGAATCACCGCGCCGGCGGGAACGGCCTACACGAATGGTGTGGTCGAGGTCCGACTCGACGTGACGGGCCATACGCCGGACCGCGTGGAACTGCTCAAGGACGGCGAAGTGATGGCAGAGCTGGCGCCGCCATACACGTACACCTGGGACACGGCGGGAGAAGCGGAAGGGACGTACCGGCTGGAGGCGCGCGCGGCGCTGGGAGATGTCGCGTACGTGAGCGCGAACCGCGAGGTGGTGGTGGACCGGACGCCGCCGCGGGTGGTGTCACGCGTGCCGGAACCGGGCGCCCAGGAGGTCTGGGTGCAGAGCCCCATCCGCGCCGAGTTCTCCGAGCCCGTGAAGCAGAGCACCGTGACGACGGAGTCCGTGCACCTGACGGTGGGCGACATAGCCGTGGCCCACACGGCGTCCCTGTCGGAGGATGGGAAGACAGTGACGGTGGTGCCCGTGACACAGATGACCGCGCCGAGCACCGTGGCCCTGGCCTTCTCTGGAACTGTGACGGACCTGGCTGGGAATGCCGCTGTGAATCTGGAGGAGGCGTGGAGCTGGGCTGTTCCTGAGTTCGTGCCGTATCCGACGCACTCAATCGTTCCACGCCATCCCTATGCGGGAGTTACTGCCTACCTCAAGCTTGGCCCAAGCGGGCACCCTACAGTTCTGACACATCGGTTTGATGGTCAAACGGGGAACCTGTTCGTGAGCCGATGGGATGGTGACTCCTGGGAACAGCTCGGAGGCGGGCTGAAAACGAGTCCAGAAGAATTCACCATCTTTTCCCCCAATCTCCAAATCCTCCCAAACGGAAATCCAATCATCGCTTGGACGGAAAACCTCGGCGCAGAGTTCAACAATTACATCCACGTCGCACAATGGAATGGCGAAACATGGAAACGACTTGGAGGCAGCGAAGGAATCGTTCCTGAACGACCCCATGCCTGGGATGTCGCACTCGCGCTCACCAGCGACGGTCGGCCTGTCGTTGCAACCAGCATGGACCCAGAAGACGCCGAGGGCGGTATCCAAGTCTATCAATGGCTCAATGAGCAGTGGCAGCGAATTGGTCCTCCTGTGTATGACTCCCTCTACTGGGTACGGACGCCCCAACTCGCGCTCGACTCTCGTGACAACCCCACGATCGCCCTTGCGCATCCCGCAACTGAGATGCGGGGACGCATCGTCGTTTGGCGCTGGACGGGAAGCGAGTGGGCGCAACTAGGAGAGTCCGTCAACAGCAGCGCAAACCAAACCTCCAATTCCTCCGGTCTCAGGTCACTCCTTTTCAACTCAGCTGATGAACCCATCATCTCCTGGACGGGAAGCAGCACAGGCACACAAGATGACCTGTTCTCCAGCATTTGGTCCAACAACCAATGGGTCTCGCTAGGAACTCCGCCGCGGACGGACGCAACGAGCATCCGAACAGTCCGTGGGAGCACTCTCACCACCAATGATGCGCTCCTCCTGATGTCGACCGAACATGACACCCTGGGGGGAATGATCAACATCCATCGTCGAGAGAACAATCAATGGCAGCTCGTATGGAACAGCCGGGCGGCCTTTCCCGGGACGCAAACCTCCATAGGAGCACACAGCTTCGACGCAGACACCTCCGGAAATCTGGCATTGGCTTGGACCGAGCCAAGAGAAGAACAACACGTCGAAATTGTCGTATATCGCAGAAACAAATAA